From the genome of Synchiropus splendidus isolate RoL2022-P1 chromosome 17, RoL_Sspl_1.0, whole genome shotgun sequence, one region includes:
- the LOC128748470 gene encoding neural cell adhesion molecule 1-like: MLHTRGLIWGLVLIGCAAALQVNIHPTRGSKHVGETTYFRCSVDGGDAKDITWYDPRGRTIEPHDPDLYVTRDGLTSDIVIQRITLDDTGLYKCVAKNDVEEKVAAATLEVFQKITFQDVPSPQTFNEGEDAEIICNVVSTPPPNVFWRYQDAMINYDNQTRFRQLSNHHLQIRGIKKKDEGRYTCEARIPRLGELAFKQVEVRVTDQAKPAETKVDDAVTMTCAASVDPARMCTSCNLGNVEFSDGAQSQARLSSLVFKNFQFANAGQYLCIPSKPGARSSESVHLAFEYAPKISGETTVYTWEGNPANISCEVDAFPAALVVWSRDGVQLPSSNMTNIKIYNTPDVSYLEVTPDSQSGFGNYTCTASNMMGKKSKEFLLTVAGMPSPPKIQLVEPFAEKAAVVFTEPDSSGPPILLYRVRWRLPGKHWVSSVHSFEENMTRVTINDLAPETTYEVKMSAINIRGASEMSPPTTFKTKSVSASPPSVPSSPTIQLVDPFFSDAVVVFTPPESSGGLPIIHYTLEWLLPDGSWVSRLYVAQENMTRITMDDLKPDTSYQVKMSASNAVGTSERSPATTFKMKAITLPSTPEILQVKATTTTAKVVFSDPGYSGGQPIIQYKLLWRTPGSQDWYSREYTTEENLTQLIIDDLTPGATYEVKLALRSAVGWSETSPSFTFHTEPLIWWHRIEFIDDEITP; the protein is encoded by the exons ATGCTTCACACAAGGGGCCTCATCTGGGGGTTGGTTTTAATCGGCTGTGCAG CTGCCCTGCAGGTCAACATACACCCCACTCGAGGCAGCAAGCATGTGGGAGAGACCACATATTTCCGCTGCAGCG TGGACGGAGGTGACGCTAAAGACATAACCTGGTACGACCCTAGAGGGAGGACCATCGAACCTCATGATCCAGATCTTTATGTGACCCGCGACGGACTCACGTCGGACATCGTGATACAGCGCATCACCCTGGATGACACTGGCTTATACAAGTGCGTGGCAAAGAATGATGTCGAGGAAAAAGTAGCAGCGGCCACGTTGGAAGTCTTCC AAAAGATCACCTTCCAGGATGTTCCCAGTCCACAGACGTTCAATGAGGGGGAGGACGCTGAGATCATCTGCAACGTGGTCAGCACGCCACCTCCAAACGTCTTCTGGCGCTATCAGGACGCCATGATCAACTACGACAACCAGA cgaGGTTCCGCCAGTTGAGCAACCACCACCTGCAGATCCGTGGCATCAAGAAGAAAGACGAGGGCAGGTACACCTGTGAGGCTCGGATCCCGAGACTGGGAGAACTTGCCTTCAAACAGGTCGAGGTCAGAGTGACCG ATCAGGCCAAACCCGCCGAGACCAAGGTGGATGATGCAGTCACCATGACCTGCGCGGCCTCTGTGGACCCGGCACGCATGTGCACCTCCTGCAACCTCGGCAACGTGGAGTTCTCAGACGGAGCACAG AGCCAGGCCAGGCTGTCCTCCCTTGTCTTTAAGAATTTCCAGTTCGCCAACGCCGGCCAGTACCTGTGCATCCCCAGCAAGCCCGGTGCTCGGAGCAGCGAGAGCGTGCACCTGGCATTTGAGT atgctcCCAAGATTTCGGGAGAGACGACTGTTTACACCTGGGAGGGAAACCCAGCCAACATCAGTTGTGAGGTGGATGCTTTCCCTGCTGCGCTGGTGGTCTGGTCCAGGGATGGCGTGCAGCTGCCCAGCAGCAACATGACCAACATCAAGATCTACAACACACCGGATGTCAGCTACCTGGAG GTCACCCCAGATTCTCAGAGTGGCTTTGGGAACTACACCTGCACTGCATCcaacatgatgggaaaaaagTCCAAGGAATTCCTCCTCACTGTCGCAG GTATGCCGTCGCCACCCAAAATTCAGCTCGTGGAACCGTTTGCCGAAAAAGCCGCGGTGGTGTTCACGGAGCCGGACTCCTCTGGCCCGCCCATCCTGTTATACAGAGTGCGATGGCGTCTGCCAGGCAAGCACTGGGTCAGCAGCGTCCACAGCTTTGAAGAAA ACATGACCCGAGTCACCATCAATGACCTGGCGCCGGAGACCACCTATGAGGTGAAGATGTCTGCTATCAACATCAGAGGCGCGAGTGAGATGAGCCCGCCCACCACCTTCAAGACAAAGTCAGTCA GTGCATCTCCTCCAAGTGTGCCGTCTTCACCTACAATTCAGCTGGTGGATCCGTTCTTCAGCGACGCGGTGGTGGTGTTTACGCCGCCTGAATCCTCTGGTGGACTGCCGATCATCCACTACACACTGGAATGGCTTCTACCGGACGGGAGCTGGGTCAGCAGGCTCTACGTGGCTCAAGAAA ACATGACCCGGATCACTATGGATGACCTGAAGCCAGACACCAGCTATCAGGTCAAGATGTCTGCTAGCAACGCCGTGGGCACCAGTGAGAGGAGCCCAGCCACCACTTTCAAGATGAAGGCCATCA CTTTGCCATCAACACCCGAAATTCTGCAGGTGAAGGCCACGACCACCACAGCCAAGGTCGTCTTCAGTGACCCCGGGTACTCTGGAGGTCAGCCGATCATCCAGTACAAACTGCTGTGGCGTACCCCGGGTAGCCAGGACTGGTACAGCAGAGAATACACCACCGAAGAAA ACTTGACCCAGCTCATCATTGATGACCTCACGCCGGGGGCCACCTATGAGGTCAAGCTGGCCCTGAGGAGCGCCGTGGGCTGGAGTGAGACCAGTCCTTCCTTCACTTTCCATACGGAGCCTCTCA TTTGGTGGCACCGTATTGAATTCATAGATGACGAGATCACACCTTGA